From a region of the Narcine bancroftii isolate sNarBan1 chromosome 5, sNarBan1.hap1, whole genome shotgun sequence genome:
- the dnttip2 gene encoding deoxynucleotidyltransferase terminal-interacting protein 2 isoform X2, translating into MVQTRSGRRTVVAKSRIRTPVGQKKTRISKFAANSESLAESYCEDEEKHAVQAELHPSLTQPAELGLNDQCSKSIVVENEAGTEKEILTATGTSEICIGNIEINEEKQILQIESQPRSIRLKLFGDALELADLKSSGAEKEELIETRKTGTKQDKERDNHENKGGSPLAKGSDLFVIDTQPGIDQGRTFYLDTSGRGDGEESGAETRVGGDESDQEEEDEFIDEEDDILKSKSRLINSSSSIDTGLNLKELGGLYISFNVNKPAQATGSKDLKKQKSQREDTELLANSILTPEYEKQHSIPALKVSERQLKKMRKKERAKTTGDSWYNMKAPDLTEELKNDLQVLKMRSAIDPKRFYKRNDRVGFPKYFQVGEVLNNPVDFYHSRLPKKQRKRTMVEELLADAQFRRYNKKRYQQIMAEKATLARRKNRKKKVKK; encoded by the exons ATGGTGCAGACGCGGAGCGGCCGGCGGACTGTG GTAGCAAAATCTAGAATAAGAACACCTGTCGGCCAAAAGAAGACgaggattagcaagtttgcagctaATTCAGAAAGCCTTGCGGAATCTTATTGTGAAGACGAAGAGAAACACGCTGTTCAGGCTGAGTTGCACCCCAGTCTGACACAGCCAGCAGAACTCGGGTTAAATGACCAGTGCTCAAAGAGCATTGTCGTAGAAAATGAGGCAGGCACCGAGAAGGAAATTTTGACTGCAACAGGAACTTCTGAAATTTGTATTGGAAACATTGAAATCAATGAAGAGAAACAAATTTTGCAGATTGAGTCCCAGCCCAGATCCATACGGTTAAAGCTATTTGGTGATGCGTTGGAATTGGCTGACCTGAAGAGCTCTGGTGCAGAGAAGGAAGAGTTGATTGAAACTCGCAAAACTGGTACTAAACAAGATAAAGAGAGAGATAATCATGAGAATAAAGGAG GAAGTCCTCTGGCAAAGGGTAGCGACTTGTTCGTGATTGACACACAACCTGGAATCGATCAAGGAAGAACCTTTTATTTGGACACGAGTGGAAGAGGAGATGGTGAGGAAAGTGGGGCAGAAACTAGAGTTGGGGGTGACGAATCAGaccaagaggaagaagatgagtTTATTGATGAAGAAGATGACATTTTGAAATCCAAGTCCCGATT AATAAATTCTTCAAGCAGCATTGATACAGGACTAAATCTCAAGGAACTTGGTGGCCTCtacattagttttaatgttaacaaACCGGCACAGGCAACCGGTTCAAAAGACTTAAAGAAACAAAAGAGCCAAAGGGAAGACACTGAG TTACTTGCAAATAGCATCCTGACACCAGAATATGAAAAACAACATAGCATTCCGGCCTTGAAGGTGTCTGAACGCCAACTGAAAAAAATGAGGAAG AAAGAGCGTGCAAAGACTACAGGGGACAGTTGGTACAACATGAAAGCTCCCGATTTAACAGAAGAGTTGAAGAATGATCTGCAGGTCTTAAAAATGAGGTCTGCCATTGACCCCAAACGCTTCTACAAGAGGAATGACAGAGTTGGTTTCCCCAAGTATTTCCAG GTTGGTGAAGTTTTGAACAATCCCGTAGATTTCTATCACTCTCGATTACCTAAGAAACAAAGGAAGCGGACGATGGTGGAGGAGTTGTTGGCAGATGCACAGTTCCGACG
- the dnttip2 gene encoding deoxynucleotidyltransferase terminal-interacting protein 2 isoform X3 — protein MVQTRSGRRTVVAKSRIRTPVGQKKTRISKFAANSESLAESYCEDEEKHAVQAELHPSLTQPAELGLNDQCSKSIVVENEAGTEKEILTATGTSEICIGNIEINEEKQILQIESQPRSIRLKLFGDALELADLKSSGAEKEELIETRKTGSPLAKGSDLFVIDTQPGIDQGRTFYLDTSGRGDGEESGAETRVGGDESDQEEEDEFIDEEDDILKSKSRLINSSSSIDTGLNLKELGGLYISFNVNKPAQATGSKDLKKQKSQREDTELLANSILTPEYEKQHSIPALKVSERQLKKMRKKERAKTTGDSWYNMKAPDLTEELKNDLQVLKMRSAIDPKRFYKRNDRVGFPKYFQVGEVLNNPVDFYHSRLPKKQRKRTMVEELLADAQFRRYNKKRYQQIMAEKATLARRKNRKKKVKK, from the exons ATGGTGCAGACGCGGAGCGGCCGGCGGACTGTG GTAGCAAAATCTAGAATAAGAACACCTGTCGGCCAAAAGAAGACgaggattagcaagtttgcagctaATTCAGAAAGCCTTGCGGAATCTTATTGTGAAGACGAAGAGAAACACGCTGTTCAGGCTGAGTTGCACCCCAGTCTGACACAGCCAGCAGAACTCGGGTTAAATGACCAGTGCTCAAAGAGCATTGTCGTAGAAAATGAGGCAGGCACCGAGAAGGAAATTTTGACTGCAACAGGAACTTCTGAAATTTGTATTGGAAACATTGAAATCAATGAAGAGAAACAAATTTTGCAGATTGAGTCCCAGCCCAGATCCATACGGTTAAAGCTATTTGGTGATGCGTTGGAATTGGCTGACCTGAAGAGCTCTGGTGCAGAGAAGGAAGAGTTGATTGAAACTCGCAAAACTG GAAGTCCTCTGGCAAAGGGTAGCGACTTGTTCGTGATTGACACACAACCTGGAATCGATCAAGGAAGAACCTTTTATTTGGACACGAGTGGAAGAGGAGATGGTGAGGAAAGTGGGGCAGAAACTAGAGTTGGGGGTGACGAATCAGaccaagaggaagaagatgagtTTATTGATGAAGAAGATGACATTTTGAAATCCAAGTCCCGATT AATAAATTCTTCAAGCAGCATTGATACAGGACTAAATCTCAAGGAACTTGGTGGCCTCtacattagttttaatgttaacaaACCGGCACAGGCAACCGGTTCAAAAGACTTAAAGAAACAAAAGAGCCAAAGGGAAGACACTGAG TTACTTGCAAATAGCATCCTGACACCAGAATATGAAAAACAACATAGCATTCCGGCCTTGAAGGTGTCTGAACGCCAACTGAAAAAAATGAGGAAG AAAGAGCGTGCAAAGACTACAGGGGACAGTTGGTACAACATGAAAGCTCCCGATTTAACAGAAGAGTTGAAGAATGATCTGCAGGTCTTAAAAATGAGGTCTGCCATTGACCCCAAACGCTTCTACAAGAGGAATGACAGAGTTGGTTTCCCCAAGTATTTCCAG GTTGGTGAAGTTTTGAACAATCCCGTAGATTTCTATCACTCTCGATTACCTAAGAAACAAAGGAAGCGGACGATGGTGGAGGAGTTGTTGGCAGATGCACAGTTCCGACG
- the dnttip2 gene encoding deoxynucleotidyltransferase terminal-interacting protein 2 isoform X1 codes for MVQTRSGRRTVVAKSRIRTPVGQKKTRISKFAANSESLAESYCEDEEKHAVQAELHPSLTQPAELGLNDQCSKSIVVENEAGTEKEILTATGTSEICIGNIEINEEKQILQIESQPRSIRLKLFGDALELADLKSSGAEKEELIETRKTGTKQDKERDNHENKGGDLDCKIISNSSTGITFLLSSDEDKCPLSSSISDVLEGSRGNDIAEDSTIPSVPAGSPLAKGSDLFVIDTQPGIDQGRTFYLDTSGRGDGEESGAETRVGGDESDQEEEDEFIDEEDDILKSKSRLINSSSSIDTGLNLKELGGLYISFNVNKPAQATGSKDLKKQKSQREDTELLANSILTPEYEKQHSIPALKVSERQLKKMRKKERAKTTGDSWYNMKAPDLTEELKNDLQVLKMRSAIDPKRFYKRNDRVGFPKYFQVGEVLNNPVDFYHSRLPKKQRKRTMVEELLADAQFRRYNKKRYQQIMAEKATLARRKNRKKKVKK; via the exons ATGGTGCAGACGCGGAGCGGCCGGCGGACTGTG GTAGCAAAATCTAGAATAAGAACACCTGTCGGCCAAAAGAAGACgaggattagcaagtttgcagctaATTCAGAAAGCCTTGCGGAATCTTATTGTGAAGACGAAGAGAAACACGCTGTTCAGGCTGAGTTGCACCCCAGTCTGACACAGCCAGCAGAACTCGGGTTAAATGACCAGTGCTCAAAGAGCATTGTCGTAGAAAATGAGGCAGGCACCGAGAAGGAAATTTTGACTGCAACAGGAACTTCTGAAATTTGTATTGGAAACATTGAAATCAATGAAGAGAAACAAATTTTGCAGATTGAGTCCCAGCCCAGATCCATACGGTTAAAGCTATTTGGTGATGCGTTGGAATTGGCTGACCTGAAGAGCTCTGGTGCAGAGAAGGAAGAGTTGATTGAAACTCGCAAAACTGGTACTAAACAAGATAAAGAGAGAGATAATCATGAGAATAAAGGAGGTGATTTAGATTGCAAGATCATAAGTAATTCTTCAACTGGTATCACTTTTCTGCTTAGCAGTGATGAAGATAAATGTCCTTTGAGTAGTAGCATTAGTGATGTGCTGGAGGGATCCAGGGGGAATGATATAGCTGAAGACTCTACCATTCCTTCTGTACCAGCAGGAAGTCCTCTGGCAAAGGGTAGCGACTTGTTCGTGATTGACACACAACCTGGAATCGATCAAGGAAGAACCTTTTATTTGGACACGAGTGGAAGAGGAGATGGTGAGGAAAGTGGGGCAGAAACTAGAGTTGGGGGTGACGAATCAGaccaagaggaagaagatgagtTTATTGATGAAGAAGATGACATTTTGAAATCCAAGTCCCGATT AATAAATTCTTCAAGCAGCATTGATACAGGACTAAATCTCAAGGAACTTGGTGGCCTCtacattagttttaatgttaacaaACCGGCACAGGCAACCGGTTCAAAAGACTTAAAGAAACAAAAGAGCCAAAGGGAAGACACTGAG TTACTTGCAAATAGCATCCTGACACCAGAATATGAAAAACAACATAGCATTCCGGCCTTGAAGGTGTCTGAACGCCAACTGAAAAAAATGAGGAAG AAAGAGCGTGCAAAGACTACAGGGGACAGTTGGTACAACATGAAAGCTCCCGATTTAACAGAAGAGTTGAAGAATGATCTGCAGGTCTTAAAAATGAGGTCTGCCATTGACCCCAAACGCTTCTACAAGAGGAATGACAGAGTTGGTTTCCCCAAGTATTTCCAG GTTGGTGAAGTTTTGAACAATCCCGTAGATTTCTATCACTCTCGATTACCTAAGAAACAAAGGAAGCGGACGATGGTGGAGGAGTTGTTGGCAGATGCACAGTTCCGACG